One Helianthus annuus cultivar XRQ/B chromosome 7, HanXRQr2.0-SUNRISE, whole genome shotgun sequence genomic region harbors:
- the LOC110867469 gene encoding uncharacterized protein At1g28695, producing MYRDELEAALEGASMANKTVIIAVVNRAYTEGDKPMFDIFLDGFWLGEDTRQLTNHLLIVAVDQTAFERCMFLRLHCYRLKTDGDDFMDEKVYMSEDFIKMMWIRTRFLGDVLRRGYNFIFTDTDVLWLRNPFPRLTLNETVDLQISVDRFNGDQWSQTNPLNTGFYMIKSNNKTIALFDEWYMQRNTSVGMKEQDVLVELMHKGVFNRLGLGVRFLDTIYFSGFCEDSRDINVVSTVHANCCRTIRAKVNDLINVVHDWKRFRDPSDNKTMDFIWSNHLACQNSWT from the exons ATGTATAGAGACGAGTTGGAAGCAGCCTTGGAGGGAGCTTCCATGGCGAACAAAACAGTGATCATCGCGGTTGTGAACCGAGCTTACACCGAGGGGGACAAACCTATGTTTGATATATTCTTAGATGGGTTTTGGCTAGGAGAAGATACAAGGCAATTGACTAACCATCTTTTAATCGTGGCAGTTGATCAAACTGCGTTTGAACGTTGCATGTTTCTTAGATTACATTGTTACAGGCTGAAAACCGATGGCGATGACTTTATGGATGAGAAGGTTTACATGTCGGAAGATTTCATAAAGATGATGTGGATAAGAACCCGTTTTCTTGGAGATGTTCTCCGGCGTGGATACAACTTTATTTTCACA GATACAGATGTTTTGTGGCTCAGGAATCCATTTCCAAGGCTAACCCTAAACGAAACTGTTGATCTTCAGATAAGCGTCGATCGGTTTAATGGCGATCAGTGGTCACAAACGAATCCGTTAAACACTGGTTTCTACATGATCAAATCTAACAACAAGACAATTGCATTGTTCGATGAGTGGTATATGCAAAGAAACACCTCAGTTGGAATGAAAGAACAAGATGTTCTTGTTGAGCTAATGCATAAAGGAGTTTTTAATAGGTTGGGACTTGGGGTTAGATTTTTGGACACCATATATTTCAGTGGATTTTGTGAAGATAGTAGAGATATTAACGTTGTTTCAACTGTTCATGCAAATTGTTGTCGGACTATTAGAGCGAAAGTCAATGATTTAATCAACGTTGTTCATGATTGGAAGAGATTTAGAGATCCATCAGACAATAAAACAATGGATTTTATATGGTCTAATCACTTAGCATGCCAAAATTCATGGACTTAG